The following nucleotide sequence is from Coffea eugenioides isolate CCC68of chromosome 3, Ceug_1.0, whole genome shotgun sequence.
GCAATACTTACTCGGAGGAGCAAAAGGTCAAGTTGGCCGTGGTcgaattcaccgactacgccgTTGTGTGGTGGGATCAACTCTCCACTAGTCGAAGGAGGAGTCGTGAACCTACCATACAAACTTGGACGGAGCTAAGACGACTAATGAGGAAGCGTTTCGTGCCAAGTCACTACTACCGTGACTTGTACCAaaagcttcaaaccctcaaCCAAGGAGCACGAAGTGTCGAGGACTAtcacaaggaaatggaaatactcATGCTACGGGCAGACATCATGGAGGATCGAGAAGCAACAATGGCACGCTTCTTGAACGGATTAAGGCCCGAAATCGCTGATCAAGTGGAGTTACACCACTATGTGGAACTTGGGGACTTGGTGGAGAAGGCCATCAAGATTGAAAGGAGGATTAAGAGGAGGGGTTCGACTCGGAGTTACTTCAACTTTTCACGCTCTTACCCCCGAACTACACCACCAAAGAAAGAGGATAAAGGGCCGAGTAATTCCACCCCTTCAAGACCGAGGCCGGATATGACTAAGTGGGAGTCTAAGGCAACACCAAAGACTGCCATTGAGTCGAGCATGGGGCGAAATCGAGAAACtagatgcttcaaatgccaaggccgAGGGCATATTGCTAGCCAATGCCCGAACCAACGCACTATGATCATCTTACCCAATGGTGAGTTTCTCATcgatgatgaagatgagaaaGAGGAGTTGCCATCccttgaggaagaagaggaagaagagaaagCATTGCCCGTCGATGAACGAGTTGGACTCGTTGTCAGGCGAGCCTTAGCAACCCAAGTGAAAGCCGCCGACCATGCACAAAGGGAGAACATTTTCTACACCCGTTGCTATATCAAAGGCAAGGTATGTAGTTTGATCATAGATGGAGGTAGTTGTGCTAACGTCGCTAGTGCCTTGATGGTGGAAAAATTAGCACTACCCACTCTACGACATCCAACACCTTATTATTTGCAATGGTTGAACAATAGTGGGGATGTTCGTGTGACCAAGCAAGTCCAAGTACCTTTCCGAATTGGAAATTATGAGGACGTGGTGTTATGCGACGTGGTCCCTATGCAAGCATGTCACATACTATTGGGGAGACCATGGCAATTCGACAAGGGAGTTACATTCGATGGCATTACCAATAAATACTCTTTCAAGTAAGGCGAGAAGAGAATTGTGCTTGTGCCACTCACTCCTATCCAAGTTCGGGAAGATTAAGAAAGCCTGATCAAGGAGAGTGAGCAtgagaatgagaagaaaaaaatagaaaaagccgACAGCTCAACAGAAAATGATAAAGCCGagaaaattgagaggaaaaagacatATGGTGAGCCggccaaaattgaaaagagagagaaaaggcaaaATCTATTGATAAAAGCCAATGTAGTAAGAAAAGCTTTGAGTGTTAATACACCCATCTTTGTACTTTTGTGCAAAGAGGTGTTGGTTGTTACAAGTGATCTTACTAACACTCTACCATCTAGTATTGTCTCTCTTTTGCAGGATTATGAGGATGTCTTTCCCGATGAGATTCCAAATGGACTACCACCAATAAGGggaattgagcatcaaattgacTTGGTTCCAGGTGCCCCACTTCCTAACAGACCAGCCTACAAAATGGGTCCAGATGAGACAAAGGAGCTCCAACGCCAAATCGAAGAGCTTCTAACAAAGGGATGGGCACGAGAAAGCTTGAGCCCATGTGCGGTTCCCGTCATCTTGGTGCctaaaaaggatggaagttggcgaatgtgcactgactgtagggccgttaatgcaataacggtaaaatatcgtcaccctattcctagacttgatgatatgttagatgagctatatggtgctgtgattttcactaaaattgatctaaaaagcggttatcatcaaattaggatgaaagagggggatgaatggaaaacggcctttaaaaccaaacatggcttgtacgagtggttagttatgccatttggactaactaatgcacctagtacgtTCATGAGGTTGATGAACCATGTACTTCGTCCATTCCTTGGAAAATTTGTAGTTGTGTATTTTGACGACATCCTGATTTATAGTAGGAGCCTAGATGAGCATGTTGAACATGTGAAGCTTGTTCTTGATGTACTTCGAAGGGAAAAGCTctatgctaaccttaagaagtgctccTTTTGTACTGATCAACTTGTCTTCCTAGGCTTTGTTGTGAGTAAACAGGGAATCAAAGTGGATGAGGAGAAGGttaaagcaattcgagaatggCCTACTCCAAGCACGGTGGGTGAGGTACGCAGCTTCCATGGTCTTGCTAGTTTTTATAGACGATTTGTTAAAGATTTTAGTACCATTGCTGCACCTGTAACTGctgtaattaagaaaaatgagccatttGTGTGGGGTGATGCTCAAGAACGTGCTTTCCAAATACTTAAACATCAACTCACACACGCACCACTACTTGCATTGCCATGCTTTGACAAGATGTTTGAAATAGAGTGTGATGCATCTGGGGTGGGTATTGGAGCTATCCTAATGCAAGAGGGCAAACCAATTGCATACTTTAGTGAAAAACTCAATGGGGCAGCTTTGAACTATTCCACTTATGATAAGGAGTTGTACTCCTTAATCCGTGCTTTAGAAACTTGGCAACATTACTTGAGACCAAGGGAATTTGTCATACACACTGACCATGAGTCGCTTAAGCACATTAAGTCACAACACAAGTTGAATAAGCGTCATGTTaggtggattgcatttattgaaaccttcccttatgtgattaagtacaaagtggggaaaactaatgttgttgctgatgcattatcacgtCGGTACTCTTTGCTCACTCAACTTGATGCAAGGTTGTTAGGATTTGAATTAGTTAAAGAGTTATACACCAATGACCCAGATTTCTCAGGTATTTATGACTCTTGTGGTTCAGCAACTCAAGGTAAATTCTACAtccttgatggatttcttttctACCTCAATCGACTGTGTATACCTAACTGCTCTATTCGCTCTTTACTTGTTAGGGAAGCACACGGAGGTGGCttgatgggacactttggcGTGGCTAAAACCTTAGCTATCCTTCAAGAGCACTTCCATTGGCCAAGGATGAAGCGAGATGTGGAACGAATGGTGGCTAAATGCATCACttgccacaaagctaagtctaaACTTCAACCCTATGGCCTTTATAGTCCTTTACCTGTACCTAAGGAACCTTGGACCGATATTtccatggattttgttttagggttgcctaggtcaaagaggggaaatgatagcatctttgttgttgttgacagattttcaaaaatggcacattttataccatgtcacaaaacagatgatgcatcgcacattgctgatttgtttttcaaagaaatcattagattgcatggcatgcctaggacaattgtctctgatagggatgtcaaatttttgagttacttttggaaaactttgtggggaaaattgggtaccaaattgctattttctactactagtcacccacaaactgatggccaaactgaggttGTCAATCGTACACTATCTACACTCTTGCGTgccatcattagaaaaaacattaGAACCTGGGAAGAATGTTTACCCCACgttgagtttgcatacaatcgcacggtgcatagttctactcatttttcaccatttgaaatagtctatggttttaaccctttAACACCACTAGACTTATCACCTTTACCTTCTTCTGAGCACATTAACATGGATGGTGCTAAACGAGCAgattttgtcaagaaattacACGAGCAGGTACGCCTAAACATTGAGCGAAGGATGGACCAAGTTGCTCAACGGGTTAACAAGGGACGCCAACGCGTTGTGTTTGAACCTGGTGACTGGGTGTGGTTACATCTACGCAAGGAAAGGTTCCCAGTCCAAAGGCGCAATAAATTATTTCCCCGAGGAGATGGGCCATTTCAAGTCATcaagcgcatcaatgacaatgcttacaaactggacctacccggtgagtacaatgtgagcgctacattcaatgtctctgatctatctccttttcttgcagatgatgaagctgatttgaggacaaatccttttgaagaggagggggatgatacgaaccaagagacaccattgcgaactattcgagttcccctaggacccgtaactcgagcacgagctaacaagatgagggaggaactccaaggacttgttcatgagatacaaggccaagaaattgtccccaaggtcattgagagtcttgagcatgaaggaatgaaagtcatccatgtagtgcacgtcaaagagaaccatgtgtgacccttctctagtcacatttgctgttttagttaagtcattgtaataagggcttaatggtccatagtcttgctttaattacctaagcggtgacctcataaggttatttacctaagcgatgacctcataaggttgtttacctaagggatgacctcataaggtgtggtcaagcccacaattcttagtcttatggaaatagtcaagcctacaattgttagtcttagtcaagaccacaactctagactagttccacatttagttgttcatctctatgtaaggttataaatagcccacacttccaatggttttaggcattcaatcaataaatcagattttgagagttttcttggtttctccaaggcttcttgaataccttagaatttctctaggtgttcgtgacttgtcaatctagaatcgcactaggttgtggcgtcttctaccattataccaaggttcgttaaccactgattaacgggttgagatcatccgctccaaacttggtgtcctcttgtcgatcctgaagctaatcttttacgggtttcgtcacaaggttggcgacgttcgtatcaacTTGTGAGGTGTGTGAGTTTGGATTGTGCGGTGGGGGAGCTTTAAAGCTTGTTGCTGCCGACTTTGCTAAGGATTTTGGTGGGCAAGGGGCCGAACCTGATTTATAATCCTTCTTAGATTAGGGTTTAGATGTTTCTTAAAAATTGTTTCCACGAGGAAAAGGATTTTCTAAAGATTTCCAAAACTAACTTGCTTTCCAAagtcaattaggaaactaagtaaagcacttggacaACTCTTTTCTCACGTAaatactctcctacattttaggaacactcccctacattctctcctacgttttaggaatactctcctacattctaggaacccactcctacattttaggaagctagggtttctttcttttatgtTCCCATTGGCGCACTTCCATTTCTATCCGCCACTATTGGCCTTCCAAAGTCGTGCATTCCCACTTCATTTTGCACCCACATTTgtgtcttaccttcttggttactcttgtggaaaaagttggtgacaattattggacttgagcagtctttctcaactacctaatccaacaggtaaaggtatttggtaagtccattagagtgctTTTGAGTGATACACACGAGAATAagtgatacactaagggagtgaagtgaggctATACTTGTGTTATTTttcttgttactaaccttttgcagggcaTAAGGAGGGACATGGAGCAAACTCAACCGACCACAGACTACTCGTTGATGTTCACCGCCCTGAAGAACGAGCTCAGGCAAATTAGTGAGTAACAAAAGGAGGAGTTGCACACTAGCTTTGAGGAGCTATCCAAGAGTCTCACATGAGACTCTCGTTCTTGGTCTCACAACCGGAGTAACCATAGCACCAAGGAGGCAAATAGTGATGAATACTCAGCTAGTGAAGATGAcgagagagccgagaggcctaGGAAAGACATGCCTAAGAACGAACTCAAGGGACTCAAAATTCAAGTGCCCACGTTCAAAGGCAAAAGTGATCCTGAggcttacttggaatgggaaggccgcattgAAATGGTCTTCGATTGTTATGACTATAGcaaggaacaaaaggtgaaagttgccaccgttgagttcaccgactacgccccAGTTTGATGGGACCAAGTAAGGACCCATAGAAGGAGAATGGGAGAACCACGAGTCcgaacttggcgagaactcaaggcattGATGCGCAAGAGATTTGTTCCTAACTACTACAACCGTGATCTCCACTCCaaacttcaaaccctcactcaaggtaacatgagtgtggaggactactacaaggagatcgagatggccatgatgagggcgaaccttcaagaagatagtgaagCGACCATGGCGAggtttcttagaggtctcaaccctgaccttcaagaagccttggagctccaacattacttggacatgcatgatcttcttgaactcgttatcaaggccgagaggggaaagaaattgaggcgaggagCCCGTACCTTCCAAACTTCCAACTCGacttcatggaggggcaaccaaccaTGGAGAGCGAATAACGAAGCTGGAAATTCGGCCATACCAACACCATCTAGCCGAATTCAAGGTAATGCTCCTAACCGgaattccaattttacccctaacaaaattgttgatgcatccaggtccacttctaaggCACCTcatgagactcctaagactaggagtagagatatcaagtgcttcaagtaccaagggtttggacatatccaatcccaatgtccaaaccaaagGATCATGTTAGTCACTCACAATGGAGAGATCATGTCCGATGACGACAATTGTGAGGATATGCCTGGATTAATCAAGGGCGATTTCTTGGAGGATGACTCGGCTGAGGAAAAATGTTCTCCTACTCAAGGGGAAATAGGGTGTTTGGTGGCACGACGGGTGCTAATCCCTCGAGTCAAGGAGGACGAGCAATTGCAAAGGGCAAACTTATTTTACACTCGTTGTAAAGTAAGTGATAAAGTGTGCAGTCTCATCATTGATGGTGGGAGTTGCACCAATGTGGCAAGCTTACTGATGGTTGAGAATTTGGGCCTTCCTACCACGAGACATCCACATCCATACCGTttccaatggctaagtgaagAAGGTGAGGTACGTGTCTACAAACAGGTATGTGTTCCTTTTTCAATTGGCAACTACATTGATAAAGTTGTGTGTGATGTTGTCCCTATGCAAGCAACACATGTCATTCTAGGAAGACCTTGGCGATTTGATAAACATGTCACATTTGATGGTAGGGCAAACAAGTACACTCTATTGCACAATGGTAAACGCATGGTCCTGACACCActcatgtgacagccccaccttcccctaaggcgtaccaaaggggtcagcgaactgcctgcccaactctcgtcaggactactaagacggttatACACAAACTAAAACGTTCCAACATATATTAGCGCTTAAACGATTCGACAACCACGAaacggaaaacaaaaaaattgaaagcgaagatgaatagtgactgccacgtcacaatccggtcAGATTCCAgaccggattggaggcagtggcTAAAATCGCTCGGATTCAAAACTCCAtgacaatccggccaagaactggccggatttgcggcCGGATTCCACTGTAGAATTTTCCCGccaaaattttccctttttcgtTCAAAATCCGAATCTGTCCGAaacccaatcgaatacaagtAGTTTCATATAATCCTTGAAAATGAacatttacaaaccaaaataacatatGAACATGAGTAAACACGTTTATATACCATGTTCGTacatttacaaatcaaaagggaaacaTTCGGATcgaaatacatttaggatttttaaccactgaggagctatacaaaaatatctaaactagctcaactcattcttcacaACCACAGGTCCAAAGggttgttccctgtaaggaaaataaaatttaatggagtgagctttcgcccaatgaggtactatcactcaagcattcaagAATCACATAAACACAATGATACTCCATTCAAATACTTTCATCAAGTAAGCAAAACCAATACCACACAACTATAgagagtaaaaggatacagacggctctcaagagcccttttcctcatttgccatacttgatctcatctcatCGATTCTCCGTCAATGTACAACGAATAATCAAAActgtagaccccactttactccGATTTTCGTCCACCACACATTCCCCTTACCCGGCCCGAACACCAAGCAGAttagaaatggtaatactcgagtataccggaatcaagggtctcatacccataGATTCCTCacaacagtccccatggcttgtcagttttcctcgaccaagtccttactggctcgagtcaattgacttccaatgagatTGAGCTCAGAGGtaacagtaatggtcgttggatacacgtccaaacgacatcagttCAAGTATTATCAAGAAAGTTCCATGTGATACAGTAAACAGTAAAATAAGCCATAGAGTACGAgagcgatcaagtacaccctcgcctcatcTATCACAAATAGTAAGTACAAACAATCCAATCACCGATTCAAGTACaacaaaagtcatgaaataacattcatgtgagtagtacactcaccaagtcaagcAAAGCAAAGTCACAAATTTCCGCCCGACGTATGCCTTGAGTCACCGGCACgtcctataacaatcaagaaacaCAATTGAGACTCGCACACGAGTCATAAACCTAATCAAAACAACTAATGCATGGCCAAAATAGAGCTTGGAAACAAAATACGGAACAAGGGGTGCCAAAAGTTTAGACACCCATGTCCACTCACAACAAGCCAATTACCATGAAATCACCTAGACttaaaaattggacagcatttcccctaaaatttcagattttccatcctacaaagAAGCATTTATATTTATCCAACACAGCCACAATTACAAATTACAAGTCATAAGCCATTCAATACACCTTAATAGGGTTACAATGCCCTTCAATCAAAGCCAAATCAAGAGTTCCACAacaaccctagaaaagccccaaattgaaaccccaaatctgaaatttctgcacaaacctgaaattttccgcaaatagctacaATTAACACACCAAAGCTTCACTTTAgaccatatcaagccatcatccatggccaatcaACACTTattatataaaatcagaaaaatcatgaataaaatcaaaCATTTATCAAACTCCACTAAAAATCAtcaaatcttccacaaaataatatttttagctaccacaagtcattaataaaccattattagaaacaaacaatgaatttccacacaccataccttgacacctcaagaaaggtagtagcttaggtttctttcttccaaaacaactccaccacctTCTATAATCCTACCTTGCAAatgatttttatggagtaatttggaGTTTTAAAGGTTGGATcacaagattgaagcaagaaatgaagaaaaaagttgaaggctttctctttttttctctctaggaaagtcggccaagaaggatgcaaatgaagatgattgttggtcaattttagtatttagtaaagttggtgaATAGTGCTCAAAGTCAAGTTGGAATTAAAAAGTGACACATGGCACCTTGTAGGCTTAAAGTTATCCTTTTatctctccaagattaaaccatctaaataacctctaattacctcttaacaccTACTAATTTAAttccggtatacaaaacttaatctaattggccgaatttatcacacttatcgcactagcgggtcccacgtccgatatacactcctaatatctcatgaactaacttatactagaaaaatgattttaaaactatatttactcataaaaattatttaaaaattttcctaataaagaaaatataggaaaTGGGTgcaactaaataaataaaaaaaatggatagaaaataagaaaaatttgggttctcacaact
It contains:
- the LOC113766371 gene encoding uncharacterized protein LOC113766371 translates to MANEGGASSQAFDLKLFTEAIKGELGCMMDQKLELMHQRIDSLELSHGSSKGSRGKAYAHESSDSNSDNNYEHKQSRSKRDARPSNDHIPGIKMKIPPFHTYSEEQKVKLAVVEFTDYAVVWWDQLSTSRRRSREPTIQTWTELRRLMRKRFVPSHYYRDLYQKLQTLNQGARSVEDYHKEMEILMLRADIMEDREATMARFLNGLRPEIADQVELHHYVELGDLVEKAIKIERRIKRRGSTRSYFNFSRSYPRTTPPKKEDKGPSNSTPSRPRPDMTKWESKATPKTAIESSMGRNRETRCFKCQGRGHIASQCPNQRTMIILPNGEFLIDDEDEKEELPSLEEEEEEEKALPVDERVGLVVRRALATQVKAADHAQRENIFYTRCYIKGKVCSLIIDGGSCANVASALMVEKLALPTLRHPTPYYLQWLNNSGDVRVTKQVQVPFRIGNYEDVVLCDVVPMQACHILLGRPWQFDKGDYEDVFPDEIPNGLPPIRGIEHQIDLVPGAPLPNRPAYKMGPDETKELQRQIEELLTKGWARESLSPCAVPVILVPKKDGSWRMCTDCFVVSKQGIKVDEEKVKAIREWPTPSTVGEVRSFHGLASFYRRFVKDFSTIAAPVTAVIKKNEPFVWGDAQERAFQILKHQLTHAPLLALPCFDKMFEIECDASGVGIGAILMQEGKPIAYFSEKLNGAALNYSTYDKELYSLIRALETWQHYLRPREFVIHTDHESLKHIKSQHKLNKRHVRWIAFIETFPYVIKYKVGKTNVVADALSRKFYILDGFLFYLNRLCIPNCSIRSLLVREAHGGGLMGHFGVAKTLAILQEHFHWPRMKRDVERMVAKCITCHKAKSKLQPYGLYSPLPVPKEPWTDISMDFVLGLPRSKRGNDSIFVVVDRFSKMAHFIPCHKTDDASHIADLFFKEIIRLHGMPRTIVSDRDVKFLSYFWKTLWGKLGTKLLFSTTSHPQTDGQTEVVNRTLSTLLRAIIRKNIRTWEECLPHVEFAYNRTVHSSTHFSPFEIVYGFNPLTPLDLSPLPWVWLHLRKERFPVQRRNKLFPRGDGPFQVIKRINDNAYKLDLPDDEADLRTNPGIRRDMEQTQPTTDYSLMFTALKNELRQISE